A window of Streptomyces sp. NBC_01224 genomic DNA:
CTGGGACCTGCGCGGCAACATGCAGGAAGAGATCGACCGCTCGCTGATGACCAGCAGGCTCGACGCGAAGCAGATCGAGGACCTCTACCCGGAGTACCCGTACAAAACGCATGATCCGATCGTCAGCCAGGGCGCGATCTCCCCGGTCACCGGAAAGTTCGACCCGGACGCGACACCGTCGACGAGCATCGGCTCGAGCACCATGGCGGGCGCGACCGAGGGCCTGAACACCCAGCTCTCCTCGCTCTCCGACACCCTCGACCAGATCCCGGCGCTGCTCGGCCCGAACGGCAGCGGCATCGGGTCCAACTCCTGGGTGGTCTCCGGCAAATACACGACGACCGGCAAGCCGCTGCTCGCCAACGACCCGCACCTGGCGCCCCAGCTGCCCTCGCTCTGGTACCAGATGGGGCTGCACTGCCGCGAGATCACGAAGACCTGCCAGTACGACACCGCCGGCTACACCTTCGCCGGAATGCCCGGCGTGATAATCGGTCACAACCAGGACATCGCCTGGGGCTTCACCAACCTCGGTGCGGACGTCACCGACCTCTTCCTGGAGAAGGTCTCCACCGACGGCTATCTCTACGACGGCAAGGTCAAGCCGTTCACCGTCCGCAAGGAGACCATCAAGGTCGCGGGCGGCAGGAGCCGGGAGATCACCATCCGCGAGACCAACAACGGTCCGCTGGTGTCCGATCGCAGCGGCGAGCTGGAGAAGGTCGGCCAGAAGGCCCCCGTCGCCGGCGCGGCTCCGGACCGGGCCGACGGTTACGCGGTCGCCCTGAAGTGGACCGCGCTGGAACCCGGCAAGTCCATGGACGCGGTCTTCGAGCTCAACCGCGCCAAGGACTTCACGAGCTTCCGGGCGGCGGCCGAACACTTCGAGGTTCCCTCGCAGAACCTGATCTACGCCGACACCAAGGATCACATCGGCTACCAGGCACCTGGAAAGATCCCGGTCCGCCTCCAGGGCGACGGCACGATGCCCAGCCCCGGCTGGTCCTCGAAGTACGGCTGGAAGAAGGAGCCGGTCCCGTTCGAGGAGCTTCCCTACGAGTACGACCCGAAGCGCGGCTACATCGTCACCGCCAACCAGCCCGTCATCGACGAGAAGAAGTACCCCCACCTGCTCACCAAGGACTGGGGCTACGGCGCCCGCAGCCAGCGGATCAACGACCTCATCCAGTCGAAGATCAAGGGCGGCGGGAAGATCTCGACCGAAGACATGCAGAAGATGCAGATGGACAACACCAGCGCGATCGCCGCGCTGCTGGTGCCCGAGCTGATGAAGATCAATATCTCGGACAAGAGTGTCCGCGAGGCACAGAAGCTCCTGGAGGGCTGGGACTACACCCAGGAGTCCGACTCGGCTGCGGCCGCGTACTTCAACGCGGTCTGGCGCAACATCCTCAAGCTGGCCTTCGGCGACAAGCTGCCCAAGGAGCTGCGGGTCGAGGGCGAGTGCCTCAATGTGCCCCGGGCCGACACCTCCGGCCCGGTCGACGAGCAGGACAAGCTGGTGCGCGAGTGCGGACGGCGCGACGCGGACACGGCACAGCCGGACGGCGGTGACCGCTGGTACCAGGTGGTCGCCAACCTGATGGACGACCAGAACAGCGACTGGTGGAAGTCGCCGAAGAGCGGCCGGGACGAGGCGACCGGGAACCGGGACGAGCTCTTCGCCCGTGCCATGGAGGACGCCCGCTGGGAGCTGACCGCCAAGCTCGGCAAGGACATCACCACCTGGAGCTGGGGCCGGCTGCACCAGCTGACCCTGAAGAATCAGACCCTCGGCACCGAGGGCCCCGGTCTGCTCCAG
This region includes:
- a CDS encoding penicillin acylase family protein, with protein sequence MPANTTASSGTTGSAGGKTGRKKGRRARLIVIVLVLALVAGIGYGAFWSVSTVRASYPQTTGSIKLDGLDGNVDVKRDSYGIPQLYADSDADLFRAQGFVQAQDRFWEMDVRRHMTAGRLSEMFGSGQVETDSFLRTLGWRKVAQEEYDNVLSADTKKNLQAYADGVNAYLKGRDGKDISVEYAALGFTNDYKPAEWTPVDSVAWLKAMAWDLRGNMQEEIDRSLMTSRLDAKQIEDLYPEYPYKTHDPIVSQGAISPVTGKFDPDATPSTSIGSSTMAGATEGLNTQLSSLSDTLDQIPALLGPNGSGIGSNSWVVSGKYTTTGKPLLANDPHLAPQLPSLWYQMGLHCREITKTCQYDTAGYTFAGMPGVIIGHNQDIAWGFTNLGADVTDLFLEKVSTDGYLYDGKVKPFTVRKETIKVAGGRSREITIRETNNGPLVSDRSGELEKVGQKAPVAGAAPDRADGYAVALKWTALEPGKSMDAVFELNRAKDFTSFRAAAEHFEVPSQNLIYADTKDHIGYQAPGKIPVRLQGDGTMPSPGWSSKYGWKKEPVPFEELPYEYDPKRGYIVTANQPVIDEKKYPHLLTKDWGYGARSQRINDLIQSKIKGGGKISTEDMQKMQMDNTSAIAALLVPELMKINISDKSVREAQKLLEGWDYTQESDSAAAAYFNAVWRNILKLAFGDKLPKELRVEGECLNVPRADTSGPVDEQDKLVRECGRRDADTAQPDGGDRWYQVVANLMDDQNSDWWKSPKSGRDEATGNRDELFARAMEDARWELTAKLGKDITTWSWGRLHQLTLKNQTLGTEGPGLLQRVLNRGPWNLGGGEAAVNASGWNAAGGYDVVWVPSMRMVVNVDDWDKSRWINLTGASGHAFSAHYTDQTDKWVNGELLDWSFGTNAVAKSTTDTLTLKP